The sequence below is a genomic window from Acetomicrobium sp. S15 = DSM 107314.
TCGATGGAGTACCTTACTATAACGCTACATACGGTGCCGGAGCTGCCGCTTATGACTTAAGGTCCATACCCGTGGACGATATAGAGCGGATAGAGGTCGTTAAGGGCGCGGGGTCGGCTCTTTACGGCTCCA
It includes:
- a CDS encoding TonB-dependent receptor plug domain-containing protein, producing MRAAKRGIKKGKQALAILVDGVPYYNATYGAGAAAYDLRSIPVDDIERIEVVKGAGSALYGS